In Phocoena phocoena chromosome 3, mPhoPho1.1, whole genome shotgun sequence, the DNA window GCATGTAGGATAGAAGCAGTGACACGCAgtatggtgatggtggtggtgatggtggcagcaGCTGACGTTTAGTGGGCTCTTACCAAGTGCTTCACCGTCTCCTcgaatcctcacaaaaacccagTGAGGGAGGCACTTCTGTGCTTCTCTCCCTTTCACGTGCATACAcatcacctggagatcttgttaaaatgcagattctgagtcTGTGATTCTCACAGGCTCCCAGGTGACACTGAGCCAGAGTCAGAATTTGCACTTCTCTGGACCCCAGTTTCTTCTCGTGCAGGCTGGGAAGTTGGGCTACAGGCTCTCTCTGATGTCACCTACTCTGACATTGTGAGCCTGTGCCTACATTGTACctaagacatctggtcctgggatcaTCATCTTCTCAGCCTCTCTCCGCCTCTTGTATCCTCAGAGCCGCGATGAGGTGCAGGCCtctctggtggtggtggtggtggtgaccaTACCCTACAGCATACACTTAAGAGACACTTAGGCCTCACCCCTGCTCTCACCTGTCCTGGCTCGTAGGCCTTGGGCTAGTCTTTTACCTTCTCTGACCCTTgcttctctcatctgtaaagcgGGGATAAGAGCACACACGTCCCTGGAGTGTTGAGTTGAGGTAAAAAGCCATCATGCATGTGCAACATCTAGCaaggtgcttggcacacagtaggcactggTTGCTGTTACGAAGTGAATCCCCGGAAAAGCACCTACTCCTAACTCAGAACAACTCAGTGCCCGGTCTGTGCTTGGCACTGGGTGGAACAGGATGGGAACCTGCACGAACCATGGTCTTGGCCGCCCAGGAGTCTGTGGTCTAGTGTGGagaccagagaggctgcctggagAAGGGCTAGGGCAAGGACTTGAGAGCAGTGTCTCAGCCCTGAGAGAAATGACAGCTAGCATGTTTGAAGTCACTAGTCTACGTGCTTTACATACGTAATCTCGGTTAGCCTTCACGAAAACCGGaagagataggtactattattatccccattttgcagttcAGGAAACTGAGGAGACATAGGGAGTTTAGGTACACTTGACTAGGATCACAGTTAGTAGGTAAAAGAACTAGGAATGAAACCTAGGTGGTCACTCTAGAGCCTCTTAGCCCTACCCCTTGTGGGTGGGATGGTGTGTCCAGTGCTATAACTGCTTGTGCTATAAGAGAGTAACTGTTGGGGACCCTGAAGTTTAGCCCCTGACCTTCCCTTGTCTCTGCAGAAGCCGCTGATGGGAGCTCCACCCTGGGAGGGAGTGCCGGCACCATGGGCTTGAGTGCCCGCTACGGACCCCAGTTCACCCTGCAGCACGTGCCCGACTACCGCCAGAACGTCTACATCCCCGGCAGCAATGCCACTCTGACCAACGCAGCTGGCAAGCGAGATGGCAAGGCCCCGGCAGGTGGCAACGGCAACAAGAAGAAGTCGGGCAAGAAGGAGAAGAAGTAATGCGGAGGCCAGGCCTTGGAGCCACAGGGCAGCCTCCCTCCCCAACCAGCCCAGCCTCTCCCTACCTGTGCCCAGGCCTCGGATTTTCAGGGCTCACCCCCAGGATACTGGTAGGGGCCCAGGCCATGCTCCCCTTGGGAAACAGAAACAAGTGCCCAGTCAACAccccccctctgcccccaggggaTTGAATATGCAAAGGGAGTTCTGCTGGGAACCCCCATCCAATCAATTGCTGTGCCCATGGGGGTAGTGGGTTAGTGTAGACACCATTTATCACACCCCTTTCAGTTACAGCTGAACTCCTCCATCTTCCAAATTCAATCGGGCCCATCcatcccctgcctccctcctacccaacccaccccaccctcctcctcaaCAGCTCCTCTTTCTTAAGTTTGGGGTGTTGAGGTACCTGGTGACCTAAAAAGGCTCATAGTTCTGAAGAGTTGGAAGGGCATCGTGACCTCTTGGCCTCTCCTTCAATTCTCAGACTTCCCCCAAAGCATGGTTTGGTGCCACTCCCTTCACCTCCTTCCAGGACCTGAGACCAAGCTCAAGTTTTGGGAGATATGGTCACCATTCCTATGGTACTGATGCTTGCTGGATTTAGGGAGGGCATTTTGCTACCATGCCTCTTCCCAACACCCTGGGGACCAgtcttttggttttcattgttTGATGTTCCCACTGCATGCTGtgacttccccctccccaaataaGAGACTTCACTGCATGTTCTAAGACAGTATGGGGTGGTAAGATAAAGAAGGGaagggtgggtgtgtgtgtgtgtgtgtctgtgtctgtgtgtgtgtgtgtgtgtgtgtatggggggatGGACAAAGCTTGATCCATCAGTTAACAGGGTCTTGCTGGAGGCTCTGTATGCCCCCAGGGTATTGACCAGATCCCCAGATTCCAGCCATAAGCCAAGCACCAGGCTGGACCCTCATCAATCATATACAGGGCAGCCCAGGCAGCCAGCGGTGGGCTGAGCTACGGGCACCAATGGATTTAAACTGGCATTATGGTCCAAGGAAGCTCTGAGCAGGTTTGGGACCAGGTCCCCTGGAGAGGTCAGAGGGGCCTCTGTGGGTGCTGGGTACTCCAGAGGTGCTGCTGGTGGAAGGATCAGTGTGGCCCCAGCAGGAAGGGAGGGCCAGCTAGACCATTTTTGGTCCCTGGGTTGGGAAGGAAAGGAGCTAGAGCAGGGACCGAGTGGAAAGTGTCAGCCCAGGATCAGGGCTTGCTTCTCCACAGGGCCCCTGCATCCAGCAACCCCAGCCCTTCACCTCGACAGGTGCCATTTCGTCTCTGTGAAGGCCACTGCCCAGGCCCCCAGTCCGATCCCTCGTGGCCAGAGCCTGGTTAAAGTTCCCCAGTGCCTCCTTGTGCATAGATCTTCCTCTGTCCACCCCTTCTGCCCCCGGCGTCCCGTTCACGCAGCGGGGCTTCGCGAGAACCCCACCCGGCCCTTGCAGTGGTGTagagccccccccgcccccccgccctcTTTCTGCTGGTGTAGAATAGCCAATAGTGTATAGTGCGGCGTGCTTTTCCGTAATGGCGAGTGGGCCGCGGGCGGCGGGCTCCACGCAGCCGTCTGTCCCCGAATCTGCCTGCGGCGGCCCGTGCTGTGTTTTGTGCTGTGTCCACGCGCTGCGGCGACCCCCTCCCGCGTCCTGACTCCTCTAAGCGCTTCTCTTTGCATAGTCACGtagctccccaccccaccgccttCCTGTGTCTCACGCAAGTTTTATACTCTAATATTTATatggctttttttctttgaaaaaaattaaaagatttcttCTGAAAGGTTTACCGTTTCTATGTAAGAGATGGGGGCTCCTGGCATGTGTGGATGAAGTGATGAGCTCAGAGTTGTATGCTGGAAGACGAGCGGGGTCGGAGGCGATTATTGTGTTGCGTGTTGGTTTTGGGTCAGTGCCCGATagtatgtgtataaaattgttAAATGCGGCAACACCGTCGTGCATATATAATGGTGTGCGTTGACCGTAATGGTGCTTGTGGATCTGTACCCCGTGTGTGTAATCGGCTTGTGGGTCCGCTGTGGGGGAGGGGATTTCTGAGCGCGACGTGGCAGCGTGCGGCCGCGGATTCCGTTGTCTGTTCGCTGCCGTCTCCAGGCAGAAGAGGAGACCCAGGCGAGGGGGCGGCGCGGGTTGGCAAATAGAGCTGGAGAGGGGCCGTGGACGTTTCCTGAGTTCCGCCCCTTCCCTGCTAAAATGACCACCCCGAGCGCCCTgccaggggaggagggtggaCTCTCCTCTGCCAGTCCTCCTCCAcacccctcacctcccccaccctccctcccaggggGCTTGGAATGCATGTgttgggtgggggggaggagggaggcgggCGGTGTCAAGGGGACAGAAAGGGCAAGACAGATATAAGATTGCCCGCAGGCGCAGatgccctccctccttcctctctccctctctccgtgCTTTACATTCACTTCTTGCCTAGCCCGTCTCCCGCCTCCTCCAGCCTCCTGGAAGCAAGGAGGGATTCGAGGTTGCTGCCGCCAAAGAAGCTGCAGGCAACAGAGTGGGAGGAAGGGGCGGAAGGACATAAAGACAGACCCATTGGGGTTTTCAGGGGGGTCGGTGAGGGCAAGGGCATGCCCAACCGCAGGGTTGGGGGTGGCTGTCTCTGGGTGTCCTCTGTACTCTCCCAGGGCCGGTCAAGCGGTCTCCCAGCTTCTGAAGTCTGTTGTCATGGAAACCAAGCCTTCCAACTAGGTAGGCGTCTGGGGGCGGCTTTCTTGCGTGGGAGGAAGGGTGGTGTGCGTGGTTGCTGAGATGGAAGCAGGGTTTTGTTTCTGAGAGCCAGGCTGCAGAGGGTGGGGTGCCGGTCGCCTGGGTTCTATTCCAGGCACGGAAGGAGACTGGCAGAGCGCGTGAGCAGCTGTGGTTGGTCGGTCCCCTAATTGGTATGTGTGCCTATACAGCTCTAAGCCAGAAACGCGTggcctctgggggtggggaagaaggaggcagggaaCCCACCTCCGCATCCCCAGCCATACGATGGAGACAGctgcacaggctgcagggttaCTCAAGAGGCTTTTATTTCCAGTTCCAGAGCCTGCCCAAATGGGTTTGTGGTTCCTCTCCAAGCCTTTCCCTGTCTGTTCTGGACCTGGTTTGTAAGATTTCTTTGTGCAGGTCACAATGTGCTCAAACAAGTCTGGGCTCTGAGCATCAAGTCACCTGGAGCATGACTTCTGTCTTTTGACCTCTGCTGGGCAGGCTCAGGTTTCCACCCCAGGGTAAGCCCTAGCCTGGAATGTGGTCTGTGGACACCAAAAGTGAGTGTGGGAGGGGAATACGGGAGAATGGCAGAATGGCAGTCATAGGTTTCCCTTAGCAAAAGAGGCACAGGTACTGCCAGGAAACTGCATGTGAAGTCTGGGGTCATGGGGAGGTGGGGTCCCAGAACTGATTCCAAGAAAAGGGTTCCAAGGCAAGAGGCAGCAATGTGGAAGGGTAGGGGGCTGAACTGGGGCCCTGCTCCTTTACAGAGGGCAAATGGCGGGACAGAAGCCACTATGTATGAATCAGTTCTAGCCCTGCGCCCAATCGTAGCGTCTGGCACCTTGAAGGTGCCGGCACCCTTTTGATGATTTTGTCAGGTCAATCGTGCTTGAGGCAGGACAAGAGTGGAGAAGCCTGGATGAGAGTGGAGAAGCCTGGATGAGAGTGGAGACAAACAGTTCAGAAATTCACAAACGAAGCTGTAAGGCAGTACTGTTTCAATGCTTTATTAACAGTTGGAAACAAACCCAACAAACTGGAGGTGATGACATCCCAGAAGCCCAAGAGGTGAGGGGTACAGGTTTGCATTTTGtcccttttttattattattattaaatgcatCTTAGCAAaagtagattaaaaaagaaagggtcaAAGCCCCAGATGTCAGCAGGGAGGAGGGACCTAGGGGAGCAGCAGGCCCCTGCACCGCGGTCCTCCCAGAAATAGTGCAAAGGAGCTGCTGTTGCCCCTCCACACACAGGCTCCAACAACCAGAACCCTCCTTCCGGGCCTCAAGGCCTCCCTGCAGGcgcccttaggtctcctaagctcCCCCTTGCTCTAATAACTATACTTTTGCACCAGGTCCTACCAGTGCCATTCTCTCTCCCAGGGATGGGAAGCTGAAAGGAGCACAGGAGGGCAAAGTGTCACCTTGACCGGAGAATCTAAGCTTCCTGTGGCTGGGACCGCCAAAGAGTCTGGCCTGCCCACTGCAGAGAAGTAGAGCAGGGTGGGGCACAGCCTGTGCGCACTGCTCCAGAGTGGCCAGTTAGCATTTGCACATTTGGCttgataaatatattaaatttataaaaactctGTCGTTTCAGAGCTCCCACTACTCTTAGGCCTGGTCCAGCTCAACAAGAGAAGAGTTTCCCCTTGCCCCAGAGTCAGATGCTGGGAGAGGGAGTCTGCGCTGGCCTCAAGGGCCCAGAGGCTTGAGGGCTGAGGTGGAGGTCCAGGGGCTTGTTCAGAATTGAGGCTTGTGGGGAGAAATCCCAGGGACTCTGGAACCTGCCATCAAAGCCTCTTATATtatggaggggaaaggaggaaggaagagttatttttcttaaaaaaaaaaattcatataaaaatagaTCCTTTTGCAAAACAATTTCTCAGCCAGGAGGCTCCACCTCCCATTTCCCTGGAGACAGAGGATAAGGTGTTGGGATGAGATGCACCAAAGCTCtagggagggcgggagagagAAGGGCCTGTGGCTCAGTAGCCTAGGGCTGGTGCAGAGGGTCCAGAGAGGCAAGGGCACAGAGCATGGCAGCAGACTGGGGGCAGCTCCCACCTGTGCCATGCCTGCCCGCCCTAGGCTCTGGCCTAGGCCACAGGAGAACAGATAAAAGTGGTCcaggttctttttgttttgggaGGCCTTTCCCAAAAAGTGGGATAAGGGGGATTTGCTCCCCACTTCCTTGGAAGCAGCTCCCAATGCCACACCCCTAGTAATAACAAGAGCCACGGGCAGGAAGAGCAGGGAGGCGGGGTGGTGGTGACAGCAATGAAAGGAGGGACAGAGCCCAAAGGTTCATCAGCCCATGCTGTTCTCAGGGCcagagaaaacacaaaagaaaagcataaacCCAGCAAGACTGACCTAGGCAAAAGCCCACGGGAAAGGTAGAGGCTGAGAAAGCAAGTGGGGCCTTGTCTGAGATGAGGCCACGGAGAACAGAGGAGACACTTGGGGTTAAGGCAGCAAACACAGAGCCTGCTTTGGTAATACGAGAGCCAGGGCTGGCCAGGTTGGCCTCaggcctccccaccctgccctttccttctggcctccaggcAGCTGAAGCTGTGTGTGATGTACAGAGAGCAGCAGGCTGGAGACAAAGATGGGGTCAAGGTGATGGGAGTGGCCACCGCAGAGGAATATCTCTGTGACCCTTCACCCACACGCTGCAGGGCAGGGACAGTCTGGAGCTCCACTGAGGAGCTGCCATGGCCCCAGGACCTGGCTTAGCTTGCACGGCCGAGCAACTCCTTGGCCTCCTCAAGGATGGTGGGGACTTCCTCGCTCTTGGACGTCTTGGCAGGAACACAGGTCATGGCATCGTCCCTGGTCAGCACTGATTCTAGCTGAGATATGGCTGCACACCCAACCTTCCTGTTGCCTGCAAGAGAAGACATGAGAGATCTCATCCATGGAAGGCCAGTTTCGAATTCCTATGGATCTCTACGGCAGATACTCGGCCAGAAGCCATGCACACATGGCGGCCCTGTCCAGTTCAGAGGCCCTTCTTTtgaagaaggaggggaagaaagcCAGGAACACATGGGAGATGCCTTTGCGACGGGGAGGGGGGCAAGCAGGGAATATGAGAGTACGGTACAGGTAGGAGAGCAAGCTCTTGAGTTCCTGTGTGAAAAGTAGTAAGAAGTTTGAATACAGCTAGACAGACACAGCGGAGTTCAAGTATCAGCAGTGTAACGTAAACAGAGAAGTACTcaaaatctgtttcctcatcagagGGTTGTTGGAAGTAAACAGACTCAAGCTTAGTAAacagtattgtttttgttttcttggcagTTCTCAGGAAGCTCCTAGGCCAAAATCACTTTCAGTCAGCCCTGGGCAGGGTTGTCCCGAGCAGAGGAAGGCCTTTAGCAGGTGGCCAGAGGGACTCCCGCAAAGAGGAGCTGCAGCCATGCACTGATGTCACATGATGCCACACTCGCCTGGGTCCCACCAACCCTCCCTCTCTCTCGCCGTGCCCACACGCTGAGCTCTTTTCCACCTCTTCAAGGGCAGCAGCGATGATCCAAATGCCAAGGGCTCTACAAGGTGTgcaatatgtgtgtgtgggtgtgtgtagggGGAGGGGTAGTGAAAGGTGTGTCAGGGAAAGCAGAGCTGGGGTCAAGGATGGCCAGGACGAACCCTACAAAGAAATCTTAGCCCAGTGGGCTAAGGGATAGTGAAGCTTCTGTTGCCACCCTAAATAGG includes these proteins:
- the LOC136121171 gene encoding protocadherin gamma-B3-like gives rise to the protein MLRKQAPPNTDWRFSQAQRPGTSGSQNGDETGTWPNNQFDTEMLQAMILASASEAADGSSTLGGSAGTMGLSARYGPQFTLQHVPDYRQNVYIPGSNATLTNAAGKRDGKAPAGGNGNKKKSGKKEKK